DNA from Rosa rugosa chromosome 6, drRosRugo1.1, whole genome shotgun sequence:
ATATAGTATAGTGTTCTGTGTTAGGAATTGGATGTGAATTTGCGTAGCAATGTGTTTCTATTGGAAGATAAATTTTTGAGAgtttattttcttattatcTGCTGATTCACATTTGTAACCAGGTTGCGGAAAACAGATGTTGGAGTTGCGGGCTAAGCTGTCAGTCCAACAAAGATTTACAAAATCATTTACATGAAACAGTCAATTTGAAAGACATTAAACCTATGTGGAATAGCGACGAGTATCTCAAGCCTTTTTTGCAAGATGATTCAGTCTTGTTTAGTTTcggtgaagatgaagaaggcGACGATGACTACGCTGTAGCGGTTGACAAGGACGAACTTATGAGTGATTTGCGGCATTTTGAAGAGATTTGCATTGATCATCAGATTCATGTGGAAAAGATTGGTGGTGAGTCTGACAACTCTTGTGAGAGTGGGAGAAGGGATGTTGATTCACCATCGAATGGCTACTTGAACACAGCTAGCTCATCTGGAAAGGTGACTGCCAATGGTGTGAATTCAGGAGAGCATGTTGGGTCAGCTGATAGAAAGACAAAAGGGAAGAGTATAAAAGCATATATTCCAAATCATGGTTCAAAGGATATGAAGAATATCAATGACGATTACTTTGCCTCTTACAGCTCATATGGCATTCACAGAGAAATGCTCAGTGATAaggtatatataaaaaaaaaacacttcatttgaggttcttgcagAATTGAAAATACAGTTACATTACTTTATTCATCACAGAAGAAAGTTTGAACTGAAAATGCCCGACTTCTTTTGTGTTTAACTATTTCTTATACCTCTTTGCTGTGGTTATGCAGGTAAGAATGGATGCTTATGGACAGGCTATTTTAAAGAATCCCTCTCTCTTGAAGAGTGCGATAGTGATGGATGTAGGTTGTGGCACAGGCATACTTAGGTGAGACTACACATCAGTAATTTTTGTCTTTAATGCATTATTGGCTAACAGTGCCAATCCACCCCTTCCTTACTCTTAACATCGATGGTATATTGAAAAAACACTCTGCTTTTCACTACCTGTATTGTTGTAACATTTGTAGTAGATTTAATTTCCCAAATTACCATGATTGTTGAACATGGAACGTTTAGTTGACAACTAGTGAACTAATTTGTGCACACATTGTGTCGAAAATAATGTGAATTAAACATGGTGATATTAGTTAAAGTACCATGGTAATGATAGCATGAAAAAGGGATAATTTTGGTTGGAAGGAACTATTGATTTATGGGAAATCAAGGCCTATTCCTGTATTTGGAAGACAAATCATTGTTGCAAGATGCTTAATGTCTGTGATATTTTAGAAAGTTATGCGTATACATGGCATTCATTAAAAAACAATTTACTATATATGAGTTGAGGGAATCAATGGGGGTTGCTGAGCCCTGTCTTGAGTTGGCTCTTGCAGCTGACATTTATTCTTTTATACATGCCCAATTTAGAAGAATAGTATTCTAAGCATACTTGGTATTCTCTCTGGCAATTTGAATGAATACTTTTGTTCAATTTTAAGCATATCACATAAATGGGCATGTGATTATCTGGGCTGCTAACTTGCTACGGCTACTATATTATATCTTTGATGTACTTTGATGTGAGCGACGTTTAAATGTTTGCATTGTTTGCTGGTCCACAAATATTTaccccaaaaaaagaaaaaagaaaaaagaaaaaaaaaaaagttgtccGGAAGCAGAACACAATACAGAGTCTATAGATATTAATCTCATGCAATTTTGATAATGATCTGTTACTTAGCAACATCTAattttatctctttttttttctaatagTCTCTTTGCAGCACAAGCAGGGGCTTCAAGGGTAATTGCAGTTGAAGCAAGTGAGAAGATGGCTTCAGTGGCAACTCGGGTAAACTATCTCAGTAATCTTCTTATTTCCGTTCCTTCATGTCCTAAGAATTTGTTCTAGTTACTTCATTGGTTTTGTCAATTGCAGATAGCAAAAGATAATGGTCTTTTGTGGAAGAGTCCAGTTGGCAGTACTGCCCATGGCACTGGGGTAATAGAAGTGGTTCAAGGTATGGTTGAGGAGCTTGATAAATCCATGGTGATCCAACCTCATAGTGTTGATGTATTACTGAGTGAATGGATGGGGTATTGCCTACTTTATGAGGCAATGCTCAGTTCAGTGCTCTTTGCACGGGATAAGTGGTTGAAACCTGGAGGCGCCATCCTCCCTGACACAGCAACCATTGTGAGTCCTCTCACCTCGAGAATCTACAGTTCTTTATATGCTTATCCAAATGATGTCCTCATggtcctttttgtttttttctttttccttctaatttgttatttccttttcttcttagTTTGTTGCTGGATTTGGAAAAGGTGCTACGAGTCTTCCATTTTGGGAAAACGTGTATGGTTTCAACATGTCTTGTGTTGGCAAGGAGCTCGTTGATGGTGCTGCTAAAGTCCCTATAGTTGATGTCGTGGATGATCATGGTTTGGTGACCAGTGCTGCTATTCTCCAGGTTGGTGTTGTGCTATTATCTAATTGTGAAATTTGCCCATCATATGACTTAAATTTGCTATTGGTTTAATACCTCGAGTATGTGATGGATCAGCCATTTTTTGTATGTCTGTGATACTCAGTTTCTTTTTGCATAATGTCCTTGATAACTCAACAGATCAAGCaataaataatttaaagtaGACCCTAATATGGCAGCTGCTAGCTCCCAAGCCTTGATAATAGACATATCAAACTCAGCATGAGAGTTTGGCTCAACATATCAAAGGTGAATGGGAAAGCCACGTCAAGATTTAGCTGTAACCTATCCCAAGATATTTGATGTTAGAAGCATCTTTGAAGGATCTTATGAACTTTGTATTTTAACCTCCATACTTTTTTATTTCTGTGCAATTGAAATTCCTTGTAAGTTGAAGTGGTACGGAGAGCTAGACAATATATGTACCTCCAACTCCGATCAGGTAGACAATGATTTCCTCTTTTTTGCTGCGCAGACCTTTGACTTGGTTACTATGAAGCCAGATGAAGTCGATTTTACTGCAAGTGTTGTGTTGGAACCAAACTGCGATGGTGCAACTAGTGGCTCGAATGACCTGAAATCTGAAACAACTTGGTGTTACGGAGTTGTCTTGTGGTTTGAGACTGGATTTACCAGCAGGTTCTGCAAGGAAAAGCCAGCTGTTTTGTCCACGTCCCCATACACTCCCCAAACCCACTGGATGCAAACAATTTTGACATTCCAGGAACCAATTGCTGTGACATCAGGAGAATCTTGTGTGGACAGATCAGCAGCAGTTGGCACCGAAGTATGTCCTGCAGCGCGGATTCAGTTGCGCATAAGTATTGCCCGTGCTTCTCAACATCGCAACATTGACATTTCCCTAGAAACTACTGGAATTGATCCTCATGGTCGGAAACACAGCTGGCCTTTGCAACTCTTTAATCTATCTTAGTCTAATGATAAAGATCCAGGATCCTGATGGTCGGTGCTTCTTAGCATTTGAATACTGACAGTCCCTCTAAACTGCTGGAGCTTTGATCTTTATGGTCGGAAACACAGCTGACCTGTGCAACTTTATAATCTACATTGGTTGCTCAAAATCCAAGCTCACCCTCTGGAAATCTTCCTTTTTTGGCAGCTGGTGTGGATTGGCTTTGCTTCTGTAGTTCCATTTTGATTTTTCACCTGTTGATTTTCAATTGTATGTTACTTTTTGCCTATTTTGTTCAAAACTGGAGTTAATATATGGCAAACTTTTTGGAAGCAGCTCCAACAGCCAGGAAATTTATCACCAGGAGAGAAAACCTCTCTTTCTCCATTTATTACTAGCTCAATTTAGCTTTTTTATTGTCGACTAGCtcagtttagtttttttattgtcAAGTATGTACTTTTCTGTATTCTCAATTTGTCAGTCTGATATTAGCTTAGTTACGACGAGTATGAACCATACTGACTGGAAAATATGTCCTGGCTATTCCTCCATCCTTTTAACATGTAAAAGATATGAGAACTAGTAACGACAATGTTATATAGACCAACACCAAGACCAATTATTCGCGTGACATCTAAAGCCCCTGACATTTGAACCACAAGTGAAATTGAATTGGAGGACTATCATCACGGAGCAAAGGAACACAAAATTTACGTAACACTTGGAACACATACTATAGTAATTTGTCATATAATACGCGAATAAAACACATATTGATGTTTTTTTAAAGTATTTACGTATTTTGTATTTTTAAAAAAGACTCGTTAAATTTTTCGTATTTTTGAAGTCAAAAATATTATACAAGTACTATTATGATATTTACGTTTTATCCATATTTTAcccatattattttttatttttttctttatttgtttctttgaaatgaagaaaatttCATTAAAAGGAGAGAGTTACAATCATGTTGAGGTAAGTCACTAATACAACTAGGAGCTTGAATGAACCAAGCTTCATTCTGACCGGATTCAAAACCGATATTTTCTAGTCTGTGAGCCACCTGGTTGTAAGTTCTAGGAGCAAAATTGATCTGGACACCTTGTGGACCTCTTAGGTCCTCCTGAATGTCATCACTGATATTACCAAAATCAGAGAAACTCGAGTCGGAATGGGCAATCGTTTGAACTGCAGCAAGGTAGTTAGATTCGATGGAAACCTGTGACATTTGCATTTGTTGTGCCAGGTCAATACCCTCCCTGATGGCTAATAGCTCCACATGTTTGGTAAAACAAACATGTTGAATGGAGTGAGCAAAAGCAGCAATGAACTGACCTTGAGAGCCACGTACAACACCACCAAGTCCTCTCTGTGTCAATATCGGCAAGAAAGCACCATCGACGTTGATTTTGATTCGATTATTTTCTTCTTGCTGCCATCTTTTCTTCATTTGGTGTTTTACCCATATTATTGAACACAAATGAATATATTAGAATtaaaaaactaattaaaaatGTAATCCTGAATTTTTCATCAAATTACTAAATGAAATTGTTTGAACAATAATGCaattgtttaaggatatctctatttgtgtttggcccaaactctaggttacttgacctattggtaatagggtttaattagaagaatctagagattatctttccttgtatgattgagactctatgcattgtaatcctctatataaagaggcccctgttatcaatgaatacacacagcgaatttctctcaatttcagtttctctacaacacgttatcagcacgaagccctaaccctgaaaaccctaatttcgtaaccttcaaaatcctgcaaccaccgccccacatatcgaagccctattccctgacaggacccgccccgaacttcaccttgaaatctggagtggccctgcggggcccaccttagaagaaagtctaccaaaaatttggcggaactccctctaaaagtggactacccaaaacctgtagaaagacacttacacttctaaaataatccacccttattcttctggagccaccctgctccctgcATCACAACATCTCTCATTTCACAGTACAAATCTGAACTTAataatattaatctcataggttatcagagcaatctaatgtacAGGCGTACAAGATGATAAAATATAAGATAAAGGACCGATACTTTTGTAATGctgaagctatgacagctatgcctcaaccccatgtacgctcgacctcaagctaaactggcctgcaaactgggcatttgaaaccgaagggcccaggggaaaacatttaaaaaaccgttagagtgagtggacgaaaaataagtaatttcgaatgaataagtaaaacttaatgctttcccaagttattctctaaaatctcacatgcagtaacaatctggaaaaatacttttaatcatcatctttactgcaatcttaatcgcgtagaaataaaacatcttgaaatctcttaaaatctcatcctcaatccttataaaaacatccttttcaagaggcttgcttgataactcgaaaggactgctgtctagtcatctcatgccatctgggagggactgccacccagatgacgcatcggaagggactgccaaccggaataggaggcggtggtagaagggactgccaactaaccacaggtagtagacgggactgccgactaactacctcatgtcatctggaagggactgccacccagataacgcatcggaagggactgccaaccggaataggaggcggtggatagaagggactgccaactaaccatctcatgccatttgggagggactgccacccaaatgacgcatcggaagggactaccaaccggaatatagtctggaagggactgccaaccagattattacctagaagggactgccaactaggtaatatgcgcatgcgccgtaaatagtctcctcaataaactgaatagcctcctcaataaactggaaacaGCCTCTTACAATTACTTGCTTTCGGAAATAAACTCGATAATACTTCAATAAATCATTAATAATCCACtgaaagcataactcaggatTATCCCGCTAACTCAtacctcaatatctcaataaatcctcgaaagcataaatcaaatactctgtaaatcaataaatgctttcggaaagaaatctcaatcttacttcaaggctgataagtgcggagctcaaaactcaataaatctcgataattcaactatgctcaaatatttgctaaatccttcgtactcgtatatcatcatataaactgatattcgaaatcaataattctcataatattttcttaatctatcacttcccgaaaatcgtttcccaactcaataacCCATAAATAAATAGTTTGAAAAATCTATtaaaagccctcgggaaggaaatccactaaaaatcccgtaactcatagagcataataaatctcaagaaaacaagctcataaaatcataatacTCAATCATTCAAATGATAAATTAAACCTCcatcggaaaataataatatactgcatgcacatttaatttaaaataaatgtccactcacagtactatttaggcgatcacgtatacgaattccttcatcgagcaatagctcggtatatcgccctgtacacaattataattcgtgaataacgattcggcaattaaatacgattctaatatCTTATTCTCCTAAATCAAACTTCCAATTTCTTTCCTATTTAATCCAGACTTCACCATTAACACCAAAACTTTATCATTTGCACCAATTCtttaattgaaggtttctagggcAAAACTGAGAGAAATCCGATAGTGGAATTCTCataaatcaataaccaaactattgaacttcggaaattccgattaatatccaaacctcctccaatttccaccaaacacCTATCCATAAATTCGTAACAATATAAGCTACTCAATAGACCAAAACAACTCACCAGGAACGGCCGGACGCGCCCTCATGCGCCGCCACAGACGACTgcacgtgggccccacgcgccgccggtcaaccaccataTCTGGCTACCAAATTTTACCAACATCATCAACTCAACATTCTAAGCGTCTTTCATAACTGTGGTCAAGTTCAATTTCAAGTCTAAAGGGTCGAATTTACCTCAAATCCGAAATCTCCAAATTTAGCTCAAATCTTCGATTCACCTTCCTCTAGCTGAATTGGAACATGAAACTTGGTGGATTAGGACCGTGGAGGAAGGGGCTAAAAATCCCAGACGGTGGAGTCGTCTAACATGGCCGGAAAATCACGAATTGGCCGGAAAACCAATAACGAGCTCGCCGGAAATCAAGCTTGCTGCGCCGAATTCTGCCATTATCATCGTGCATCGTGGCCAcagggaggaagaggaaggtGAGACGTCCATGGGAGCCCGGTTGCACGGCCGGGGGTGGCCGGAAACGCCGGTGGTGAGGCCGGGAAGCCCACTGCCGgctatctccctctctctctcgagttccctctctttctctcgtcAGCTTCCAGAAATGGAAGCCCCCGAAAATAAAGGGGAAACCCCCATATACCAAAAAAAATCCCCCAATTTACAAAATTGCCATTACATTCCAACTTATATAACTTTTTCGTTACAGCTCCGATTTTAACATgctgcatgtccacgaactcggtttaacgtcctctacgactttcatgaagaacattttctcaaattttgatccGAACAAAAAgccaacttttagggccccccaAAATATCGAAACGGAGccaaaaagtaaatgtaaatgtcgtttacccaacgaaagactcgtaaactggtaaatttaggttcgggacgttacacctccggccaccaatctcCGGCCACTTTTCAGGCGACCTCTGGCAAccctttttccggccatctccgtcatcttttccggtcaagaattccggcatcttttcaaagtaaacttttctaaaagttcccgtttttttgaagtttttcaatttcttcttcttttcacggggacttccaacatcccttcttctacccccattttcttcttcatgggggagaccaatagccgaactgtgggggtttgtgctcactccaagcttggagcttgtagagtcctccaaacttagagtttgttgagaagaaagcgatcgaccacatacatcgtcatttcgatctaatccaaaaaccctcttggaatcggattttcttggaagcgactacactcagaaaatccctaatttcttggaagcgactacgctcagaaattttatagtttttcgtggtagccttcttcgctccgagactaaccctattttcttgttgtttttcaggatgagtaacctgaacaagttgagcttcgctccactagagacaacaggtgcaggataccacaagtgggtccgtgatgtgcgccagcatcttaaggctgatgggatcctgagtacgatccaagagccaagtcaggacgtgcgtactcctcaacaagttgctgcttttgaagcaaatagagctacgagagaggcgaatgaagctaaagccatcattctcatgacaaggcgcatgaatgacgcgctccaaaatgagtacctcaatgaggaagacccaagaagactatgggtagaactcgagcagcgttttggcaacgtccgtgattccctgcttccagacttagaagtgagatggcatagcctccgcttctgtgatttcaagtctgtacttgactacaattcagaagcacttagtatcaagtctatgatggaattctgtggacagaacatcactgatacgatgttgatcgagaagactctctccaccttccccgtctttgcattgatgatagccaaaaactatcggattgatgtcaatgctagacgcatcacaagatttcatgagctaattggtgccttgaacgtagctgaaaagcacaacaacatacttgtgaagaactataactctagacccgtgggaaccaagtcaaatacggagtctaattatagtcgcgcctccaagggaggacgcaaggagcaaaaccctaagaatagggataattctggacgttctggtccatattctcgccctaaagaggaaggaaatcgccaagataggcgtgcacggaaccgtggaggtaaacgtgtgaagagagagagaggccaagcctccggttatggtggtaacgccaccaaaggtAATAACCGTCTACAAaacgctcccagagcgcctcgatcaagggaacctgaccataatgatgcttgtctcagatgtggatcaagtggacattgggcaaagaagtgtactgcatcccagaacgttgcaaacgcatacaagatgtatcgtgaagcaagggaggcaaattacatggaacaagaagatcaagatggagatctcgaactaagggtggaagactacaaggatcaagacccagaaactggcgattttgattaagtctttttatttccaagagatgtaggcaattgccatattagttttgtagtagatgccaatgctattagtctttcttcaaagtaggcgtactcaatatgagtgtgatgtctaggaaggttttgagataagtggtacttaagtgagcctcgctccaccgacatctctctactcacctggtcacatttacattggaattaccgaaaggagttagacgactaccattgttttgcattaactagtttattggattagatttcctttggttaaagaaacgatgatgtaattccgtttg
Protein-coding regions in this window:
- the LOC133716197 gene encoding uncharacterized protein LOC133716197 is translated as MKKRWQQEENNRIKINVDGAFLPILTQRGLGGVVRGSQGQFIAAFAHSIQHVCFTKHVELLAIREGIDLAQQMQMSQVSIESNYLAAVQTIAHSDSSFSDFGNISDDIQEDLRGPQGVQINFAPRTYNQVAHRLENIGFESGQNEAWFIQAPSCISDLPQHDWALDVTRIIGLGVGLYNIVVTSSHIFYMLKGWRNSQDIFSSQYGSYSS
- the LOC133714949 gene encoding probable protein arginine N-methyltransferase 3 gives rise to the protein MANRTEYDPTLTDDEDEVEELQEWDDWNAEEEEESSDLDSDLLCFFCDSRFSSCDELFDHCSATHHFDFPAIRKALGLSFYSSFKLINYLRSQVAENRCWSCGLSCQSNKDLQNHLHETVNLKDIKPMWNSDEYLKPFLQDDSVLFSFGEDEEGDDDYAVAVDKDELMSDLRHFEEICIDHQIHVEKIGGESDNSCESGRRDVDSPSNGYLNTASSSGKVTANGVNSGEHVGSADRKTKGKSIKAYIPNHGSKDMKNINDDYFASYSSYGIHREMLSDKVRMDAYGQAILKNPSLLKSAIVMDVGCGTGILSLFAAQAGASRVIAVEASEKMASVATRIAKDNGLLWKSPVGSTAHGTGVIEVVQGMVEELDKSMVIQPHSVDVLLSEWMGYCLLYEAMLSSVLFARDKWLKPGGAILPDTATIFVAGFGKGATSLPFWENVYGFNMSCVGKELVDGAAKVPIVDVVDDHGLVTSAAILQTFDLVTMKPDEVDFTASVVLEPNCDGATSGSNDLKSETTWCYGVVLWFETGFTSRFCKEKPAVLSTSPYTPQTHWMQTILTFQEPIAVTSGESCVDRSAAVGTEVCPAARIQLRISIARASQHRNIDISLETTGIDPHGRKHSWPLQLFNLS